Proteins co-encoded in one Acidobacteriota bacterium genomic window:
- a CDS encoding VTT domain-containing protein encodes MTPTVTAVVADTGSAFEIVAPHSRRSPLLHFLFGFGLFGLFFVAIADASFVPLPIPGITDIMLILMAARHQNAFLLILIATAGSAIGGYLSYRVALSGGMAFIEKRVPPRIFKLVCEWMEGHAVLSVALPALLPPPMPLTPFVLAAGALKMPQRKFLTAFIISRAARHAIAAGLGLYYGRHILRLWHHISAKYATPILIVVWASIILGCAFAFWKIYKASQSVAAPQGLAQNKSVA; translated from the coding sequence ATGACGCCAACCGTCACCGCCGTCGTAGCCGATACCGGCTCCGCGTTCGAGATCGTGGCGCCACATAGCAGGCGCTCCCCCCTGCTTCACTTCCTCTTCGGCTTCGGCCTCTTCGGACTCTTCTTCGTCGCCATCGCCGACGCCTCGTTCGTCCCCCTGCCCATCCCCGGCATCACCGACATCATGCTCATTCTGATGGCGGCGCGCCACCAGAATGCCTTTCTGCTCATCCTCATCGCCACCGCAGGGTCGGCCATCGGCGGATACCTCAGCTATCGCGTTGCCCTGTCGGGAGGCATGGCCTTCATCGAGAAGCGTGTTCCCCCGCGCATCTTCAAGCTTGTCTGCGAATGGATGGAAGGCCACGCCGTCCTCTCGGTCGCGCTCCCTGCCCTCTTGCCTCCGCCCATGCCGCTCACACCCTTCGTGCTCGCCGCCGGCGCCCTGAAGATGCCGCAGAGGAAGTTCCTCACCGCTTTCATCATCAGCCGCGCAGCGCGTCACGCCATTGCAGCAGGGCTGGGCCTCTACTACGGACGCCACATCCTGCGCCTCTGGCACCACATCTCGGCGAAGTACGCCACGCCTATCCTCATCGTCGTTTGGGCATCCATCATCCTCGGCTGCGCCTTCGCCTTCTGGAAGATATACAAAGCCTCGCAGAGCGTCGCTGCGCCGCAGGGTCTGGCTCAGAACAAGTCCGTCGCCTGA
- a CDS encoding menaquinone biosynthesis protein: protein MPFFVFLVTDDRTLHITPSPHIHYTTSLAPVSSHPVSVAAIDFLNPAPLMWDFEHPPRSFHLSARYRLHYTMPSLCAEDLLAGRADLGLIPIASITPDLAIVPGCTIASLDHVRSIQLIVKTPHTLETVRTVATDSASRSSRAYAQILFRDVHRNSPTFIEEPAAPIVMLRHHDAALVIGDPALLALEARHQIEGAIGPCQWFDLAHEWRTHTGLPWVAAVWAVRPEALTRDSVPAPDLIDDLTRSRDHGLAHIGDLADEWAPRIALTRSTIHRYLTENIHYTLTTECVETIRLFRRLAAGAEILPPLPDLRFL, encoded by the coding sequence ATGCCCTTCTTCGTCTTTCTCGTAACCGATGATCGCACGTTGCATATCACGCCCTCCCCTCACATCCACTACACTACTTCCTTGGCCCCCGTCTCATCCCATCCCGTCAGCGTAGCAGCCATCGACTTCCTCAATCCCGCTCCCCTCATGTGGGACTTCGAGCATCCTCCCCGCTCCTTCCATCTCTCCGCGCGCTACCGGCTCCACTACACCATGCCGTCACTGTGCGCCGAAGACCTCCTCGCTGGACGCGCCGACCTCGGCCTCATCCCCATCGCCTCCATCACGCCCGACCTCGCCATCGTACCCGGATGCACCATCGCGTCGCTCGACCACGTCCGCTCCATTCAGCTCATCGTCAAAACGCCTCACACGCTCGAGACCGTACGCACCGTCGCAACCGACAGCGCCTCGCGAAGCTCCCGCGCCTACGCCCAGATCCTCTTCCGAGACGTCCATCGCAACTCGCCAACCTTCATCGAGGAACCCGCCGCCCCGATCGTCATGCTGCGCCATCACGATGCCGCACTCGTCATCGGAGACCCGGCCCTGCTCGCCCTTGAAGCGCGCCATCAGATCGAAGGGGCCATCGGCCCCTGCCAGTGGTTCGATCTGGCGCACGAGTGGCGCACGCACACCGGCCTGCCCTGGGTCGCAGCCGTCTGGGCCGTGCGCCCCGAGGCCCTTACCCGCGACAGCGTACCGGCCCCCGACCTGATCGACGACCTCACCCGATCGCGCGATCACGGTCTCGCTCACATCGGCGACCTCGCCGACGAGTGGGCGCCGCGCATCGCGCTGACACGCAGCACCATCCATCGCTATCTCACCGAAAACATCCATTACACGCTGACAACGGAGTGCGTCGAAACCATCCGTCTCTTCCGCAGGCTGGCCGCTGGAGCAGAAATCCTGCCTCCCCTGCCCGACCTGCGGTTCCTGTAG
- a CDS encoding DUF3565 domain-containing protein: protein MQRAIIGYEKDEEGHWVARLECGHGQHVRHDPPWMVREWVTTEEGRASRLGVKLNCKRCDEGE, encoded by the coding sequence ATGCAACGTGCGATCATCGGTTACGAGAAAGACGAAGAAGGGCATTGGGTGGCGCGGCTGGAGTGCGGGCATGGACAGCATGTGCGGCACGACCCTCCATGGATGGTGCGGGAGTGGGTGACGACGGAGGAGGGGCGCGCGTCGCGTCTGGGGGTGAAGCTTAATTGCAAGCGATGTGATGAAGGGGAGTAG
- a CDS encoding ketoacyl-ACP synthase III: MSLTLKPRTQVRAKISSVGTYVPPRLLTNADLEKMVETNDQWIVERTGIRERHLVDKGVATSDLATEAAKRCLEKRGIPATEVEAIIVATVTPDMLFPATACLVQNKLGVPGAWGFDLSAACSGFPYALQVGAKLVESGAHKKVLVIGADVMSSIIDYTDRATCVIFGDGAGAVLLEPCEEGEIGLIDFWHEIDGAGAVALNMPAGGSLNPTTAETVSNKMHYVHQDGQAVYKFAVRKMAEAAEKILERNGVAGSELACFIPHQANKRIILSTAERLGMPENRVVINIDRFGNTTAGTIPLAMQTALDDGRLKKGDLVLLASVGAGFTVGATLLRWEF; encoded by the coding sequence TTGAGTCTGACGTTGAAGCCGCGGACACAGGTGCGGGCAAAGATCTCTTCGGTTGGAACCTATGTTCCGCCGCGTCTGTTAACCAACGCCGATCTGGAAAAGATGGTGGAGACCAACGACCAGTGGATTGTGGAGCGGACGGGAATCCGCGAACGCCACCTGGTCGACAAGGGCGTTGCGACCAGCGACCTGGCGACGGAAGCGGCAAAGCGATGCCTGGAGAAGCGCGGCATTCCGGCGACTGAGGTCGAGGCGATCATCGTCGCGACGGTGACTCCTGACATGCTGTTTCCGGCCACGGCCTGCCTGGTGCAGAACAAGCTGGGAGTTCCGGGAGCCTGGGGTTTCGACCTCTCCGCCGCGTGCTCGGGGTTTCCATATGCGTTGCAGGTGGGCGCGAAGCTGGTGGAGAGCGGAGCGCACAAGAAGGTGCTGGTGATCGGCGCCGACGTGATGAGCTCGATCATCGACTATACGGACCGGGCGACGTGCGTGATCTTCGGCGATGGCGCGGGTGCGGTCCTGCTGGAGCCCTGCGAGGAGGGCGAGATCGGGCTGATCGACTTCTGGCACGAGATCGACGGCGCAGGTGCGGTAGCGCTGAATATGCCGGCCGGAGGAAGCCTGAATCCCACAACAGCGGAGACGGTGTCGAACAAGATGCACTACGTCCATCAGGACGGACAGGCGGTGTACAAGTTTGCCGTGCGCAAGATGGCCGAAGCGGCGGAGAAGATACTGGAGCGCAATGGCGTTGCAGGCAGCGAGCTGGCCTGTTTTATCCCGCACCAGGCCAATAAGCGGATCATTCTTTCGACAGCGGAGCGGCTGGGGATGCCGGAGAACAGGGTGGTCATTAATATAGATAGGTTCGGCAATACGACGGCGGGAACGATTCCGCTGGCGATGCAGACGGCGCTGGACGATGGACGGCTGAAAAAGGGTGACCTGGTGCTGCTGGCGAGCGTGGGAGCCGGATTCACGGTGGGCGCTACGCTCTTGCGGTGGGAGTTTTAA
- a CDS encoding beta-glucosidase, protein MLNRFSRRTFARLFGSAALAPTALPSFAFAAANPAAPAPHSFPKNFLWGSATASYQVEGAVNEDGRGPSIWDTFSYTPGKTNMGDTGDVADDHYHRYKEDIQLMKAMGLQTYRFSVSWSRIFPTGVGTPNPKGLDFYNRVVDELLANGIQPYCTLFHWDLPQALEDKGGWQSRDTSEAFARYAGYMAEHLSDRVKHFMTLNEMRSFVDIGYKDGRHAPGLTLPPAGVNQVRHHAVLAHGLGVQAIRAHARPGTKVGLAENADACTPVIETAEHIAAARKAMREENAGYLTAVMEGRYTDAYLAHHGADAPKFTAADMKAIGSPLDFVGLNNYTATWVRADSSPRGYAVVPSPKSYPHMMSSWLQVGPQGLYWGPKLIAETWSVKEIYITENGASSSDVLTPDGHVYDTDRVMYLRNYIAQLQRAVSEGVPVKGYFCWSFMDNYEWADGYAYRFGLHYVDFKTQKRTPKLSARFYKEVITRNGLA, encoded by the coding sequence GTGCTAAATCGATTTTCCCGCCGCACCTTCGCCAGGCTGTTCGGCTCCGCCGCACTTGCTCCCACCGCGCTCCCCAGCTTTGCTTTCGCAGCGGCAAACCCGGCAGCGCCTGCGCCGCACTCCTTTCCGAAGAACTTTCTCTGGGGATCCGCTACGGCCTCCTATCAGGTCGAGGGTGCCGTCAACGAAGACGGCCGCGGGCCTTCCATCTGGGACACCTTCTCGTACACTCCCGGCAAGACCAACATGGGCGACACGGGCGACGTCGCAGACGACCACTACCATCGCTACAAAGAAGACATCCAGCTCATGAAGGCCATGGGCCTCCAGACCTACCGCTTCTCCGTCAGTTGGTCGCGCATCTTTCCAACCGGCGTCGGCACTCCCAACCCCAAAGGCCTCGACTTCTACAACCGTGTCGTCGATGAGCTTCTGGCCAACGGCATTCAGCCCTACTGCACCCTCTTCCACTGGGACCTTCCACAGGCGCTCGAAGACAAAGGCGGCTGGCAGTCGCGCGATACCTCCGAGGCCTTCGCCCGCTACGCGGGCTATATGGCCGAGCATCTCTCCGACCGCGTCAAGCACTTCATGACCCTCAACGAGATGCGCTCCTTCGTCGACATCGGCTACAAGGACGGCCGCCACGCGCCCGGACTCACCCTTCCGCCCGCAGGCGTCAACCAGGTGCGGCACCACGCCGTCCTCGCTCACGGACTCGGCGTACAGGCCATCCGCGCCCACGCCAGGCCGGGCACCAAAGTCGGTCTCGCCGAAAACGCCGATGCCTGCACCCCTGTCATCGAGACCGCCGAACACATCGCCGCAGCCCGCAAAGCCATGCGCGAAGAGAACGCCGGCTACCTCACCGCCGTGATGGAGGGTCGCTACACCGACGCCTACCTCGCTCATCACGGAGCCGACGCGCCGAAGTTCACCGCCGCCGACATGAAGGCCATCGGCTCTCCGCTGGACTTCGTCGGCCTCAACAACTACACCGCCACATGGGTGCGCGCCGACAGCTCACCGCGCGGCTATGCTGTCGTCCCCTCGCCGAAGTCCTATCCGCACATGATGAGCTCATGGCTTCAGGTCGGGCCGCAGGGACTCTACTGGGGACCAAAGCTCATCGCCGAAACCTGGAGCGTCAAGGAGATCTACATCACCGAGAACGGGGCCTCGTCCAGCGACGTCCTCACCCCCGACGGCCATGTCTACGACACCGACCGTGTGATGTACCTGCGCAACTACATCGCCCAGCTACAGCGCGCCGTCTCCGAAGGCGTGCCGGTCAAAGGCTACTTCTGCTGGAGCTTCATGGACAACTACGAGTGGGCCGATGGCTACGCTTACCGCTTCGGCCTTCACTACGTCGACTTCAAAACCCAGAAACGCACACCAAAGCTAAGCGCGCGCTTCTACAAAGAAGTCATCACCCGCAACGGCCTCGCATAA
- a CDS encoding PEP-CTERM sorting domain-containing protein: MRKSILSLAVLLALVFVPALHATPITGQFSATGPSVQDTGTQLIFNPNGINVGAQSTLTGDFQILMYGGEYGVITSPINYAAYVPGSAALTTGNGASLFTFTIESITNMSFGPFGNFTANGIMTTAKPGYDPTPGTLLFSTQANGDVTFSVTGMAATPEPSTLLLLSTGLLGAAGALKRRLS, encoded by the coding sequence TTGCGTAAATCAATCCTTTCGCTCGCTGTACTTTTGGCGCTGGTCTTTGTTCCAGCACTGCATGCCACTCCGATTACAGGTCAATTTTCTGCCACTGGTCCCTCGGTGCAAGATACTGGAACACAGTTGATCTTCAACCCGAACGGCATCAATGTCGGCGCGCAGAGCACACTGACCGGCGACTTCCAGATTCTTATGTATGGTGGAGAGTATGGCGTTATCACCTCGCCGATCAACTATGCCGCCTACGTTCCAGGCAGTGCCGCGCTCACGACCGGAAATGGCGCATCGTTATTCACGTTTACGATCGAATCGATTACCAACATGAGCTTTGGACCTTTTGGCAACTTCACCGCAAACGGGATCATGACAACCGCGAAGCCTGGATACGACCCCACACCGGGTACGCTCCTGTTCAGCACACAGGCCAACGGAGACGTCACTTTCTCCGTTACGGGCATGGCTGCCACCCCTGAGCCGTCCACTCTGCTGCTTCTTAGCACCGGCCTTCTCGGAGCTGCCGGGGCGCTGAAACGCAGGCTCTCCTAA
- a CDS encoding PEP-CTERM sorting domain-containing protein produces the protein MVLPYAESEKPSPFPRRTPLRKFLLSLVAVSALIVAPALHATPITGQFSVTGASVQDTGTQLIFVPNSINVGAAGTITGSFASLLTAGEAGTITSPINYAAYTPGSASLVFGSGSTLLTFTLNSITEVTSGAFGNFTGTGLITSAVAGYDPTLANLFFSTQANGDVTFSATAVATPSAVPEPSTLLLLSTGLLGAAGMLKRRLS, from the coding sequence ATGGTCTTACCGTACGCAGAAAGTGAAAAACCTTCCCCATTTCCTAGGAGAACTCCATTGCGTAAATTTCTACTTTCACTCGTAGCTGTTTCGGCGCTGATTGTTGCTCCAGCGCTGCATGCAACTCCCATTACAGGTCAATTCTCCGTTACCGGCGCTTCCGTTCAGGACACGGGGACACAATTGATCTTCGTCCCGAACTCGATCAATGTCGGTGCGGCCGGAACCATCACAGGCTCTTTCGCCTCGTTGCTGACGGCGGGAGAGGCCGGGACCATCACCTCGCCGATCAACTACGCCGCCTATACTCCCGGCAGCGCGTCGCTGGTCTTTGGTAGCGGCTCAACACTACTCACCTTTACGCTCAACTCCATCACTGAAGTGACGAGTGGAGCGTTCGGCAACTTCACTGGAACCGGCCTCATCACGTCGGCCGTTGCAGGCTACGACCCCACCCTGGCGAATCTGTTCTTCAGCACGCAGGCCAATGGTGATGTCACCTTCTCGGCAACGGCGGTTGCGACACCGTCGGCTGTTCCCGAACCCTCCACCCTGCTCCTTCTCAGCACCGGACTCCTCGGCGCTGCTGGAATGTTGAAGCGCCGTCTCTCCTAG
- the dprA gene encoding DNA-protecting protein DprA, which translates to MKLGQQSSVATVEAQRTAQLAWLALVLTPGMGATRTWKVMRRLGEPERLFEASLTDLEGLGMPAHSAQFVFEQRARAAAEDELHRLGESGGRILTPVDEQYPERLRQIYDPPAVLWVRGSMESLARPGIAVVGTRHPSTYGAGMAEMLARDLAARRLTIFSGMARGVDTAAHKGALAAKGNTVAVWGTGIDVIYPKENKRLAEQIVESGGAIVSEYPLGTFPAPQNFPVRNRILSGMSLGVLVIEAAEHSGTRITARLAMEQNRDIYAVPGNVTNKNAWGPNTLIKQGAKLTATWEDVWEDLPSPVRRQLEEEAGVRSSDESNAAGTASLFSDTGRRETALSDQERLVLDRLRADEATQLDELIEGLEGELGSPEIFTALFELELSGRVKQLPGKNYVRAL; encoded by the coding sequence ATGAAGTTGGGCCAGCAGAGCAGTGTGGCTACAGTTGAAGCTCAGAGGACGGCGCAGCTTGCATGGCTGGCGCTGGTGCTTACACCGGGGATGGGTGCTACCCGGACGTGGAAGGTGATGCGGCGGCTGGGTGAGCCGGAGCGGTTGTTCGAGGCGTCGCTGACCGACCTTGAGGGGCTGGGGATGCCGGCGCACTCTGCGCAGTTTGTCTTCGAACAGAGGGCGCGCGCGGCAGCGGAGGATGAGCTGCATCGCCTCGGAGAGAGCGGCGGAAGAATTCTCACTCCTGTCGACGAGCAGTATCCCGAACGTCTTCGGCAGATATACGATCCTCCGGCGGTCCTGTGGGTTCGCGGCAGCATGGAGTCGCTCGCGCGTCCGGGGATTGCCGTTGTGGGGACGCGGCATCCTTCGACCTATGGCGCGGGGATGGCCGAGATGCTGGCGCGCGATCTGGCGGCGCGCAGGCTGACGATCTTTAGCGGCATGGCTCGCGGTGTGGACACTGCGGCGCACAAGGGCGCGCTTGCGGCGAAGGGCAACACAGTTGCGGTGTGGGGAACGGGGATCGACGTGATCTATCCGAAGGAGAACAAGCGGCTGGCCGAGCAGATCGTCGAGAGCGGAGGCGCGATCGTCAGCGAGTATCCGCTTGGCACGTTTCCGGCGCCGCAGAACTTCCCCGTGCGCAACCGCATTCTGAGCGGAATGAGTTTGGGCGTGCTGGTGATCGAAGCCGCGGAGCACAGCGGAACGAGGATCACGGCGCGGCTGGCGATGGAGCAGAACCGCGACATCTACGCGGTCCCAGGCAACGTGACGAACAAGAATGCCTGGGGGCCGAATACGCTCATCAAGCAGGGAGCGAAGCTGACGGCGACCTGGGAGGATGTGTGGGAGGACCTGCCCTCACCGGTTCGCCGGCAACTGGAGGAGGAGGCGGGGGTTAGAAGCTCCGATGAATCGAATGCGGCAGGGACTGCATCCTTATTTAGCGATACGGGCCGCAGAGAGACTGCACTTTCGGACCAGGAACGTTTGGTTCTCGACAGACTGCGAGCGGATGAGGCGACACAACTGGATGAGCTGATCGAGGGTTTGGAAGGAGAGCTTGGATCGCCGGAGATCTTTACGGCGTTGTTTGAGCTGGAGCTTTCAGGCCGGGTGAAGCAGCTTCCGGGAAAGAATTATGTTCGTGCGCTTTAG
- a CDS encoding pectin esterase: MRLVLPLFLFLSIAVRAQDVHVRVDPSAPHANPGNEDRTVFPTIQNALDHHPWPGKGSLSKDGNPARIYIEISPGIYHERVIITQNHPNITLIGKGKRPEDVVITNSLNAKQAGGTFFTETVQVNGSGFEADNITFENSAGNTGQAVAVAVRSDRAIFKHCRFLGHQDTLFADYGRQYYVDSYIEGGVDFIFGNAAAVFDRTELHANGPGYLTAQSRTAVDQPTGYVIVNSRVTSSIDHNPSARATTALGRPWRPYSRVVYINTELPSDLDPAGWSNWGNPANEKTADYAESGNTGPDANPSSRVKWSHQLTPEETSQYLPDNFLAGKDHWRPETEAAKLP, from the coding sequence ATGCGATTGGTCCTGCCACTTTTCCTCTTCCTTTCCATCGCCGTCCGCGCACAAGACGTCCACGTCCGCGTCGATCCTTCCGCTCCTCACGCCAACCCCGGCAACGAAGACCGCACCGTCTTCCCCACCATCCAGAATGCGCTCGACCATCACCCCTGGCCGGGTAAAGGATCCCTCAGCAAAGACGGCAATCCAGCACGCATTTATATAGAGATCTCCCCCGGCATTTACCACGAGCGCGTCATCATCACCCAGAACCATCCCAACATCACTCTCATCGGTAAAGGCAAACGGCCCGAAGACGTCGTCATCACCAACAGCCTTAATGCAAAGCAGGCGGGAGGAACCTTCTTCACCGAAACAGTCCAGGTCAACGGCTCCGGCTTCGAGGCCGACAACATCACCTTCGAGAACTCCGCCGGCAACACCGGCCAGGCCGTTGCTGTCGCCGTCCGTTCCGACCGCGCCATCTTCAAGCATTGCCGTTTCCTCGGCCATCAGGACACGCTCTTCGCCGACTACGGCCGCCAGTACTACGTCGACTCCTATATCGAAGGCGGCGTCGACTTCATCTTCGGCAACGCGGCCGCCGTCTTCGACCGCACAGAGCTCCACGCCAACGGCCCCGGCTACCTCACCGCGCAGTCGCGCACCGCTGTCGATCAACCTACCGGCTACGTCATCGTGAATAGTCGCGTCACCAGCAGCATCGACCATAACCCTTCAGCAAGAGCCACTACTGCCCTCGGCCGTCCGTGGCGCCCGTACTCGCGCGTCGTCTACATCAACACTGAACTTCCCTCCGACCTCGACCCCGCCGGCTGGAGCAACTGGGGCAACCCGGCCAACGAGAAGACCGCCGACTATGCCGAATCCGGCAACACTGGCCCCGACGCGAATCCATCCTCGCGAGTGAAGTGGTCACACCAACTCACTCCGGAAGAAACCAGCCAGTACCTTCCAGACAACTTCCTCGCAGGCAAAGACCATTGGCGCCCGGAGACAGAAGCGGCTAAACTTCCCTGA
- a CDS encoding CHRD domain-containing protein, which translates to MLKRLLLAGPLVLALIACTLPLRASTITYTAMMSGANEVPSNGSTATGFTTLTLTGDMLTVNITFSGLTGGPASAAHIHCCTAPGSNAAVAVPFTGFPNATSGTYSNTFDLTLASTYTAAFITAEGGTAAGAEAALIAALNSGQTYSNIHNATFPGGEIRGFIAATPEPNSLLLLGTGLIGAFATLRRRLQA; encoded by the coding sequence ATGCTCAAACGCCTTCTTCTTGCCGGGCCCCTTGTACTCGCCTTGATCGCCTGTACCCTGCCGCTTAGGGCATCCACCATCACTTACACCGCCATGATGAGCGGGGCCAATGAGGTCCCGTCAAATGGAAGCACCGCCACAGGCTTTACGACACTCACACTCACCGGAGATATGCTGACGGTCAACATCACCTTCTCGGGTCTTACCGGCGGTCCAGCCAGCGCCGCTCATATCCACTGCTGCACCGCTCCTGGCAGCAATGCCGCTGTTGCGGTTCCCTTTACCGGATTTCCGAATGCTACCTCCGGCACCTACTCCAACACCTTTGACCTTACCCTCGCTTCAACCTATACCGCAGCTTTTATCACCGCCGAGGGCGGAACAGCTGCGGGAGCAGAGGCTGCCCTTATCGCGGCCTTGAACAGCGGTCAAACCTACAGCAACATTCACAATGCAACCTTCCCCGGCGGAGAGATTCGCGGCTTCATCGCCGCTACCCCCGAACCCAATTCACTCCTGCTCTTAGGGACCGGACTCATCGGAGCCTTCGCCACACTCCGCAGGCGTCTGCAAGCCTGA
- a CDS encoding mannonate dehydratase, whose translation MDRRRFLSSSTAVAAVIGGGVATDAQSSGSRAAKSKPVLMKLGCQSAPTTDAHLKYLARYGVKHICGYPQTSDGRIASTVEELSRMKELAEKNGIEVVCVGPPILESSYIDNEKHPAIMLAKSPERDRDIEQLQILIRNCAQAGLPSIKYNMSILGVLRSGRVPGRGDASYSRWNLAEAKPKSPLTIAGHVDADAFWERITYFLDRIIPVANENKVRMACHPQDPGVPPEGYQGVDRVLGTVDGLKKFITIRESEYHGLNFCQGTVSEMLTDPGTQIYDVIRYFGSRKKIFNVHFRNIRGHRNDFTEVYPDEGDVNMWKALNVYKEVGYPYMLMPDHVPQAESDPRGLQSFAYCYGYIRGLIQVAQQV comes from the coding sequence ATGGATCGCAGACGATTTCTTTCAAGTTCGACCGCTGTCGCGGCAGTGATTGGCGGCGGCGTGGCGACGGATGCCCAGTCTTCTGGTTCAAGGGCAGCAAAGTCGAAGCCGGTATTGATGAAGCTGGGTTGTCAGAGTGCTCCGACTACGGATGCTCATCTGAAGTACCTGGCTCGCTATGGTGTGAAACATATCTGCGGTTATCCTCAGACGTCGGACGGCAGGATTGCGTCGACGGTGGAAGAGCTCAGCCGGATGAAGGAACTGGCTGAGAAGAATGGCATTGAGGTGGTGTGTGTCGGGCCGCCGATTCTGGAGTCGAGCTACATCGACAATGAGAAGCATCCGGCGATCATGCTGGCGAAGAGCCCGGAGCGCGATCGCGACATTGAGCAGTTGCAGATACTGATTCGCAACTGCGCCCAGGCGGGTCTGCCTTCGATCAAGTACAACATGAGCATTCTCGGCGTGCTGCGTTCGGGAAGAGTGCCGGGCCGCGGCGACGCGAGCTACAGCAGGTGGAACCTTGCCGAAGCGAAGCCGAAGTCTCCGCTGACGATCGCCGGGCACGTGGATGCCGATGCGTTCTGGGAGAGGATTACGTACTTCCTCGACAGGATCATTCCGGTGGCGAATGAGAACAAGGTGAGGATGGCGTGTCATCCGCAGGACCCGGGGGTGCCGCCGGAGGGGTACCAGGGCGTCGATCGCGTGTTGGGGACGGTGGATGGGTTGAAGAAGTTCATCACGATTCGTGAGAGCGAGTATCACGGTCTGAACTTCTGCCAGGGGACGGTATCGGAGATGCTGACCGATCCGGGTACGCAAATCTACGACGTGATTCGCTACTTCGGTTCGCGGAAGAAGATCTTCAATGTGCACTTCAGGAATATCCGCGGGCACAGGAACGACTTTACCGAGGTGTATCCGGACGAGGGCGATGTGAATATGTGGAAGGCGCTCAACGTCTACAAGGAGGTTGGGTATCCTTATATGCTGATGCCTGACCACGTGCCGCAGGCGGAGAGCGATCCGCGCGGTTTACAGTCGTTCGCCTATTGTTATGGGTATATTCGCGGCCTGATACAGGTGGCGCAGCAGGTGTAA